One window of the Microvirga mediterraneensis genome contains the following:
- a CDS encoding ABC transporter substrate-binding protein, with protein MAIGSVTRRTFLASTAAAAAYGLGGAGPVFAEVNWKKYAGTKIGVNLVKSPRGEVLQKFEKEFTDLTGIQVSSEQTPEQQQRQKAVIELNSGSPSFDVVHLSYHVQKRQFEKAGWLADISGFMRNPELTDPSLTESDFSQAGLLYAKNPQGQMLSLPFSVDYWMIYWNKDLFAKKGLSYPQTFEEMVVAAEALTDAKEGTYGFVARGLKNANVPVWTSFLLGYGVDPVDSNGKLMTDSPEAIEAAKLYQRLLTKAAPQGVAGFNWSECQSAFLQGKVGMWLDGVGFAPPLEDPEKSRVVGKVGYGVMPKGPRAQASATFGDGIGVTAASKNKEAAYLYCQWAVSKLMGARLLQAGGGVPFRQSILDDPETRKGVKMPPEWIDAVVASGKISKLGLPVIQPVTEFRDIIGIGLTNLLGGGDPATEMKKATEQFKPILERSEKA; from the coding sequence ATGGCTATCGGATCGGTTACGCGTCGTACATTTCTCGCAAGCACGGCGGCAGCTGCCGCATACGGTCTCGGCGGCGCAGGGCCTGTCTTTGCCGAGGTGAACTGGAAGAAATACGCCGGCACGAAGATCGGCGTGAACCTCGTGAAGAGTCCGCGCGGCGAGGTGCTGCAGAAGTTCGAGAAGGAGTTCACCGACCTGACGGGCATCCAGGTTTCGTCCGAGCAGACGCCGGAGCAGCAGCAGCGGCAGAAGGCCGTCATCGAGCTGAACTCCGGAAGCCCGAGTTTCGACGTGGTGCATCTCAGCTATCATGTCCAGAAGCGGCAGTTCGAGAAGGCCGGCTGGCTCGCCGACATCAGCGGCTTCATGAGGAACCCGGAGTTGACGGACCCGAGCCTGACCGAAAGCGATTTCTCTCAGGCCGGCCTGCTCTACGCGAAGAACCCGCAGGGCCAGATGCTTTCGCTGCCGTTCTCGGTCGACTACTGGATGATCTACTGGAACAAGGACCTGTTCGCCAAGAAGGGGCTCTCTTACCCGCAGACCTTCGAGGAGATGGTCGTGGCCGCCGAGGCCCTGACGGATGCCAAGGAAGGAACATACGGCTTCGTCGCGCGCGGCCTGAAAAACGCCAACGTTCCCGTCTGGACGAGCTTCCTGCTCGGCTACGGCGTCGACCCGGTGGATTCCAACGGCAAGCTGATGACGGATTCGCCGGAGGCCATTGAGGCTGCGAAACTCTACCAGCGCCTGCTGACGAAAGCCGCCCCGCAGGGCGTCGCCGGCTTCAACTGGTCGGAATGCCAATCGGCGTTCCTGCAGGGCAAGGTCGGCATGTGGCTCGACGGCGTCGGCTTCGCGCCTCCGCTGGAGGATCCGGAGAAATCGCGCGTGGTCGGCAAGGTCGGCTACGGCGTCATGCCGAAGGGCCCGAGGGCGCAGGCCTCTGCAACGTTCGGCGACGGCATCGGCGTGACAGCCGCGAGCAAGAACAAGGAGGCGGCGTATCTCTACTGCCAGTGGGCGGTTTCGAAGCTCATGGGCGCGCGCCTGCTGCAGGCGGGCGGCGGCGTGCCGTTCCGCCAGTCCATCCTCGACGATCCCGAGACCCGCAAGGGCGTGAAGATGCCGCCGGAATGGATCGACGCGGTGGTGGCATCGGGCAAGATCAGCAAGCTGGGCCTTCCGGTGATCCAGCCGGTGACGGAGTTCCGCGACATCATCGGCATCGGCCTCACCAATCTTCTCGGCGGAGGGGATCCGGCGACCGAGATGAAGAAGGCGACGGAGCAGTTCAAGCCCATCCTCGAGCGCAGCGAGAAGGCCTGA
- a CDS encoding PfkB family carbohydrate kinase gives MNDKPVICLGCAFWDTIFKIDRIPGHGAKVLPEKAVQAASGMATAAAVTIARLGGKVEIWARIGDDPTGDSFLHDLSNEAVRTESIRRIPGARTAFSTILVDRFGERLVVPYTDPSLDADPGWLPLDRVAEAAAVLVDMRWREGAKTLLAEARRHGVPTLLDADVAPPEQLREMIALADHVLFSEPALLSLASNRSPRDALMSVAQDLEAEIVGVTLGAAGAMIWQREASEDIVSEFPTIPIEAVDTLNAGDVWHGTYAYGLVNGWNLARRVRIANVAAAMKCEHFGGRLGSPRLPDLLERSRALVQAPAT, from the coding sequence ATGAACGACAAGCCTGTAATCTGTCTCGGATGCGCGTTCTGGGACACCATCTTCAAGATCGACCGCATCCCGGGCCATGGCGCGAAGGTGCTGCCCGAGAAAGCCGTCCAGGCAGCCTCGGGCATGGCGACGGCCGCTGCTGTCACCATCGCACGCCTCGGCGGCAAGGTCGAAATCTGGGCGCGCATCGGCGACGATCCCACCGGCGACAGCTTCCTGCACGATTTGTCCAATGAGGCCGTCCGCACGGAGAGCATCCGCAGGATCCCGGGTGCCCGCACGGCTTTCTCAACCATCCTCGTCGACCGGTTCGGCGAAAGGCTCGTGGTGCCGTACACGGATCCGTCGCTCGATGCCGACCCGGGCTGGCTGCCGCTCGACCGAGTGGCGGAGGCCGCCGCCGTTCTCGTCGACATGCGCTGGCGCGAAGGGGCCAAGACCCTGCTCGCCGAAGCGCGCCGTCACGGCGTCCCGACGCTCCTCGACGCCGATGTCGCGCCGCCGGAACAACTCCGGGAGATGATCGCCCTCGCGGATCATGTGCTGTTTTCGGAGCCCGCCCTGCTCTCCCTCGCGAGCAATCGCTCACCCAGAGATGCCTTGATGAGCGTGGCGCAGGATCTGGAAGCGGAGATCGTCGGCGTGACGCTCGGCGCGGCCGGCGCCATGATCTGGCAACGTGAGGCTTCGGAAGATATTGTTTCCGAGTTCCCCACGATTCCCATTGAAGCGGTCGACACCCTGAATGCGGGCGACGTCTGGCACGGCACCTACGCTTACGGCCTCGTCAACGGTTGGAATCTGGCACGCAGGGTTCGGATAGCCAATGTTGCGGCCGCCATGAAGTGCGAGCATTTCGGAGGCCGCCTCGGCTCGCCCCGCCTTCCGGACCTGCTGGAGCGAAGCCGCGCTCTCGTCCAGGCGCCCGCTACCTGA
- a CDS encoding dihydrodipicolinate synthase family protein codes for MSLSFGISPALVTPFLDGKVDARRLINHAKDCLSRGCRTATLFGTTGEGPSVGAMERDRVASEIISLGLPPNKLVEGVLACSPEEAAYSTSRALRRGAHAVLLAPPFYFRPAPDDAVFGWYAAVFDMVGSNLRDILLYHIPGMTGVPLSHAVIARLRERFPGVVRGVKDSSGDAEATFTLIEAFPDLDILVGDESYLGRACAAGAAGSICGVANIVPEAVVALAEAGRDDPRIVDLVQEIGRHPILPMVKALTAHVRQDPAWAVARPPLATLDERSTARAVSLLAPFGHVIKAVA; via the coding sequence GTGTCGCTCAGCTTTGGCATCAGTCCCGCCCTCGTCACGCCGTTTCTCGACGGCAAGGTGGATGCTCGCCGCCTCATCAATCATGCGAAGGATTGTCTTTCGCGAGGCTGCCGGACGGCGACGCTGTTCGGGACGACCGGTGAAGGTCCGTCGGTCGGCGCAATGGAGCGTGACCGCGTCGCAAGCGAGATCATCAGCCTCGGCCTCCCCCCGAACAAGCTGGTGGAAGGCGTGCTCGCCTGTTCACCCGAGGAGGCCGCTTACAGCACGAGTCGAGCCCTGCGGCGCGGCGCACACGCAGTCCTGCTGGCGCCGCCCTTCTACTTCCGCCCTGCCCCGGACGATGCGGTGTTCGGATGGTACGCGGCGGTGTTCGACATGGTCGGCAGCAATCTGCGCGACATCCTTCTCTACCACATCCCCGGCATGACCGGCGTGCCCCTGTCGCACGCGGTAATCGCGCGCCTGCGCGAGCGCTTTCCCGGCGTCGTCAGGGGCGTGAAGGACAGTTCGGGCGATGCAGAGGCGACTTTCACCCTGATCGAAGCCTTTCCCGACCTCGACATCCTCGTCGGCGACGAGAGCTATCTCGGCCGCGCCTGCGCGGCGGGAGCGGCGGGTTCCATCTGCGGCGTCGCCAACATCGTCCCGGAAGCCGTCGTCGCCCTCGCGGAGGCTGGCCGCGATGATCCGCGCATCGTCGATCTGGTGCAGGAGATCGGCCGCCATCCCATCTTGCCGATGGTGAAGGCGCTTACCGCCCATGTGCGCCAGGACCCGGCCTGGGCGGTGGCGCGGCCGCCGCTTGCGACCCTGGACGAACGGAGCACCGCGCGCGCCGTCTCGCTGCTCGCGCCGTTCGGACATGTGATCAAGGCCGTCGCATGA
- a CDS encoding cytochrome b yields the protein MPRYSKTLIILHWAMAVLILAAWLTSEGGRQVRLNPPALHFSLGLSVLLLVLPRLVARWWGSHPRIEDPQGPWLNLAAKIGHAVLYLFMIGLPLTGWYAASRMGVQVSFFGLSLPSIAAAAQGDPGPIAEIHETGGTVILVLAGLHSVIAFWHQFVLRDGTMQRMNPV from the coding sequence ATGCCGCGCTATTCGAAAACCCTCATCATTCTTCATTGGGCCATGGCCGTCTTGATCCTGGCTGCTTGGCTTACGTCCGAGGGAGGGCGGCAGGTTCGCCTTAACCCACCAGCGCTGCATTTCTCGCTCGGGTTGTCCGTGCTTCTGCTCGTCCTGCCGAGGCTGGTCGCCCGCTGGTGGGGCAGTCACCCCCGCATCGAAGATCCGCAGGGGCCATGGCTCAACCTCGCGGCCAAGATCGGCCATGCGGTGCTGTACCTGTTCATGATCGGCCTGCCGCTCACCGGCTGGTACGCCGCCTCGCGCATGGGCGTTCAGGTCTCATTCTTCGGCCTGTCCCTGCCATCTATCGCGGCGGCGGCCCAGGGAGATCCCGGACCCATCGCGGAGATCCATGAGACCGGCGGCACGGTCATTCTCGTCCTGGCCGGGCTCCATTCCGTGATCGCCTTTTGGCACCAGTTCGTGCTCCGTGATGGAACGATGCAACGGATGAATCCTGTCTAG
- a CDS encoding carbohydrate ABC transporter permease: protein MTIIAEPQAASVPEAAPTTGARPPRSYWPFVVPAVAVVGSVIVFPWAFTVWMSLQEWTVGGARRFTGLSNYMRLASDERFLTSVGHTLVYTFLAVVLPLILGTLAALIFNSRLPFRGILRGIFVMPMMATPVAVALVWTMMFHPQLGVLNYLLSLIGIGPQAWVFNPSTVIPSLVLVETWQWTPLVMLIVLGGLAAIPTEPYESAAIDGANIWQRFRYITLPMIAPFLMVAVIIRTIDALKSFDIIYAITQGGPGTASETINLYLYSVAFAYYDVGYGSAIAVVFFAIVIGLSLLMLHLRQRTKWMDLQGGA, encoded by the coding sequence ATGACCATCATCGCTGAACCCCAGGCCGCATCGGTCCCGGAGGCGGCGCCCACGACGGGCGCCCGCCCGCCGCGTTCGTACTGGCCCTTCGTCGTCCCCGCCGTCGCTGTGGTGGGATCGGTGATCGTGTTCCCGTGGGCCTTCACGGTCTGGATGAGCCTGCAGGAATGGACGGTCGGCGGCGCCCGCCGCTTCACCGGCCTGTCCAACTACATGCGCCTCGCGTCGGACGAGCGGTTCCTGACCTCGGTCGGCCATACGCTCGTCTACACGTTCCTGGCGGTCGTCCTGCCGCTGATCCTCGGCACGCTGGCGGCTCTCATCTTCAACTCCCGCCTGCCTTTCCGCGGCATCCTGCGCGGCATCTTCGTTATGCCCATGATGGCCACGCCCGTCGCGGTCGCCTTGGTCTGGACGATGATGTTTCACCCGCAGCTCGGCGTCCTGAACTATCTCCTGTCGCTGATCGGCATCGGCCCGCAGGCCTGGGTCTTCAATCCTTCGACCGTGATCCCCTCGCTGGTTCTGGTCGAGACCTGGCAATGGACGCCGCTCGTGATGCTGATCGTGCTCGGCGGTCTCGCGGCCATTCCGACGGAGCCCTATGAAAGCGCCGCCATCGACGGAGCGAATATCTGGCAGCGCTTCCGCTACATCACGCTGCCGATGATCGCGCCTTTCCTCATGGTAGCCGTGATCATCAGGACCATCGATGCGCTGAAAAGCTTCGACATCATCTACGCCATCACCCAGGGCGGCCCGGGCACCGCGTCGGAAACGATCAATCTCTATCTCTACAGCGTCGCCTTCGCCTATTACGACGTCGGCTACGGCTCGGCCATCGCGGTCGTGTTCTTCGCCATCGTCATCGGCCTGTCCCTTCTCATGCTCCATCTTCGCCAGCGCACGAAGTGGATGGACCTTCAGGGGGGCGCATGA
- a CDS encoding NAD(P)-dependent oxidoreductase, whose translation MAAATSLQIAFLGIGLMGSRQAKRLLDAGYSLTLWNRSREKAEALEPLGARIADGAADAVRDADVVILMLENGKIVTDVLFSQGVAEALKPGAILVDMSSIKPAEAQDHARHLAERGVHHIDAPVSGGTTGAEQGTLAIMAGGDAEMFARVEPILGVMGRPVHVGPHGAGQLAKLANQIIVGVTIGAVAEALLLAQRGGADPAKVREALRGGFAESRILELHGQRMVERDFITKGRSVTHLKDLDNALDAAGRIDLEALPYTALTADLFRGLIANAGDLDHSGLLVELERRNGEGLR comes from the coding sequence ATGGCGGCAGCCACATCACTCCAGATCGCGTTTCTCGGGATCGGTCTCATGGGATCGCGCCAAGCGAAGCGGCTGCTCGACGCGGGTTACTCGCTCACGCTCTGGAACCGCTCGCGCGAGAAAGCCGAGGCGCTTGAGCCTCTGGGTGCCCGCATCGCGGACGGGGCAGCCGACGCGGTGAGGGATGCGGACGTCGTCATTCTCATGCTGGAGAACGGGAAGATCGTCACAGACGTCCTGTTCTCGCAAGGTGTAGCCGAGGCCCTGAAGCCGGGCGCTATCCTGGTCGACATGAGTTCCATCAAGCCCGCGGAGGCGCAGGACCATGCGCGGCATCTGGCCGAGCGTGGCGTCCATCACATCGACGCGCCAGTCTCCGGCGGCACGACCGGCGCGGAACAGGGGACATTGGCGATCATGGCCGGCGGGGACGCCGAGATGTTCGCGCGCGTCGAACCCATCCTGGGCGTGATGGGACGCCCCGTTCATGTGGGGCCGCACGGGGCAGGGCAACTGGCTAAGCTCGCCAACCAGATCATTGTCGGCGTGACCATCGGGGCCGTGGCCGAAGCGCTCCTTCTGGCGCAGCGCGGCGGTGCCGATCCGGCCAAAGTCCGCGAGGCTCTGCGCGGCGGTTTTGCCGAAAGCCGCATCCTTGAACTTCATGGCCAGCGCATGGTCGAGCGCGATTTCATCACGAAGGGCCGCTCGGTCACCCATCTCAAGGATCTCGACAATGCCCTGGACGCGGCCGGGCGCATCGACCTCGAGGCGCTTCCCTATACCGCGCTGACGGCGGACCTGTTTCGCGGCCTGATCGCGAACGCGGGAGATCTCGACCATAGCGGCTTACTCGTCGAACTCGAGCGCCGCAACGGCGAGGGACTCAGGTAG
- a CDS encoding carbohydrate ABC transporter permease, giving the protein MNIRKAADTLGLLFVGLVLVSPAILFFLWMISLSLKFEVDNAAYPPILIPERFAWKNYTGVFESNRFGLFFLNSLIVTGSATGLALLIGVPAGYGIARMKATKAAVVVLIARMTPGLSYLIPLFLLFQWLGLMGTLLPQIIAHLVITVPIVIWIMIGYFETTPLELEEAAVIDGADRWDVFRHIALPIAKPGITVAFILAVIFSWNNFVFGVVLAGRETRTLPVAVYNMLSFEQLSWGPLAAAALIVTLPVLILTIVAQRQIVAGLTAGAVKGG; this is encoded by the coding sequence ATGAACATCCGCAAAGCCGCCGATACGCTCGGCCTGCTCTTCGTCGGTCTCGTGCTGGTTTCTCCGGCCATCCTGTTCTTCCTCTGGATGATTTCGCTTTCGCTGAAATTCGAGGTCGACAACGCTGCCTATCCGCCGATCCTTATCCCCGAACGCTTTGCGTGGAAGAACTATACGGGGGTGTTCGAATCGAACCGGTTCGGTCTCTTTTTCCTCAACAGCCTGATCGTCACCGGCTCCGCCACCGGGCTCGCGCTTCTGATCGGCGTGCCCGCCGGCTACGGCATCGCCCGCATGAAGGCCACCAAGGCCGCCGTCGTCGTGCTCATCGCGCGCATGACACCCGGCCTGTCCTATCTGATCCCGCTCTTTCTGCTTTTCCAATGGCTGGGACTCATGGGCACCCTGCTGCCGCAGATCATCGCGCACCTCGTCATCACGGTGCCGATCGTCATCTGGATCATGATCGGCTATTTCGAGACGACCCCGCTCGAGCTCGAGGAGGCGGCCGTGATCGACGGAGCCGACCGCTGGGACGTGTTCCGGCATATCGCCCTGCCGATCGCGAAACCCGGCATCACCGTCGCGTTCATCCTCGCGGTGATCTTCTCCTGGAACAACTTCGTCTTTGGGGTCGTTCTGGCGGGTCGCGAAACGCGGACCCTGCCGGTTGCGGTCTACAACATGCTGTCCTTCGAGCAGTTGAGCTGGGGCCCTCTGGCCGCGGCCGCCCTGATCGTGACCCTTCCCGTCCTCATCCTGACCATCGTGGCTCAGCGGCAGATCGTGGCCGGGTTGACGGCCGGCGCGGTGAAAGGCGGCTGA
- a CDS encoding GntR family transcriptional regulator — protein MTMARPAPRSEIKLRERAYDAFTEQLLRSEIKPGQFVTQRELVGITGQPLGAIRELIPRLEAEGLIVTVPQRGLQVLPLDIALIRNAFQFRLILEREAVAAFSQTASDAAIAQIEAAHRAIVDSAQGGLTERLVAEAQQVDREFHERIIDDLNNEIISKAYRVNWIKVRLIRQNETSLDEDLVLPVMREHLAIIAAMKRRDIPVAVEAAAAHVTSARARALRLE, from the coding sequence ATGACCATGGCCCGTCCCGCGCCACGCTCGGAGATCAAGCTACGGGAGCGGGCCTATGACGCCTTTACGGAACAATTGTTGCGCAGCGAGATCAAGCCCGGGCAGTTCGTGACCCAACGCGAGCTTGTCGGCATCACCGGACAGCCGCTCGGGGCGATCCGGGAGCTGATTCCGCGCCTGGAGGCCGAGGGGTTGATCGTGACCGTGCCGCAGCGCGGATTGCAGGTCCTGCCCCTCGACATCGCGCTGATCCGCAACGCCTTCCAGTTCCGGCTGATCCTGGAGCGCGAGGCCGTCGCGGCGTTCAGCCAGACGGCGAGCGACGCCGCCATTGCGCAGATCGAGGCCGCCCACCGGGCGATCGTCGATTCGGCTCAGGGCGGATTGACGGAACGGCTCGTCGCCGAGGCCCAGCAGGTTGACCGGGAGTTCCACGAGAGGATCATCGACGATCTCAACAACGAGATCATCTCGAAGGCCTATCGGGTCAACTGGATCAAGGTCCGCCTCATCCGGCAGAACGAGACGAGTCTCGACGAGGATCTCGTCCTCCCGGTGATGCGCGAGCACCTCGCCATCATCGCGGCCATGAAGCGGCGGGACATTCCGGTCGCCGTCGAGGCCGCCGCCGCGCATGTGACGAGCGCCCGGGCGCGGGCGCTGCGCCTCGAGTAA
- a CDS encoding DUF1993 domain-containing protein codes for MATTLYDLSVPTFLQTVRAVEGFLDRAAQHCAEIGADPDDFVQVRLFEDMAPFHFQIEAAWHHAVWGLEAAKTGVFAPPALVGPVPFADLRAMMAKAQTALEALTPDEVNSWAGRELDLQIGPRKLRFTSETLILSFSLPNFYFHAVTAYDILRMRGVPLGKRDYEGQLRTRMP; via the coding sequence ATGGCGACAACGCTCTACGATCTCAGCGTTCCGACCTTCCTGCAGACCGTCAGGGCCGTCGAGGGCTTTCTCGACCGCGCGGCGCAGCACTGCGCTGAAATTGGCGCGGATCCGGACGATTTCGTGCAGGTGCGGCTCTTCGAAGACATGGCGCCCTTCCACTTTCAGATCGAAGCCGCGTGGCACCATGCCGTATGGGGGCTGGAGGCTGCGAAGACCGGTGTGTTCGCCCCGCCCGCTTTGGTGGGCCCCGTTCCTTTCGCCGACCTGCGGGCTATGATGGCCAAGGCGCAAACGGCGCTCGAGGCGTTGACTCCTGACGAGGTCAACAGCTGGGCAGGCAGGGAGTTGGACCTTCAGATCGGGCCTCGAAAGCTTCGGTTCACTTCGGAGACCCTTATTCTCTCGTTCTCACTGCCGAACTTTTATTTTCATGCCGTGACCGCGTACGACATTCTGCGCATGCGTGGCGTGCCGCTCGGAAAACGCGATTACGAGGGACAGTTACGCACCAGAATGCCCTAG